A single window of Deltaproteobacteria bacterium DNA harbors:
- a CDS encoding SufD family Fe-S cluster assembly protein, translating to MFHIDENFAYLPIKKIARQKVKNIPVYNFGVDGDESYVAGGVAVHNCTAPTYSTDSLHSAVVEVIVMEGARFRYTTIQNWSSNVYNLVTKRATAYKNSIMEWVDANLGCLTADAQVFLNPAGPVSIAAVKPGDHIYSLDFEEFKPKKFRVNAVRCTGVRKTFRLTTQNFREVKATANHPFLTLQKTPYSAYPKLSWQSLENLQKGSLIAMLTALPDEGKPRIIEYTYPKKDGRGLKTHVSIPKETSEDLLWFLGLYLGDGFIERDPKSRRPRRTYLAIPPKDRARPRLLQTLKKVFEADWKQKGILVTINSAVLADFILHLGFDGTAKTKTIPSWIFSLPLRQKLSFIEGYLDSDGHVRNGSKNASIEKGQITFASANRKLLENIKLLMISCGLNPLKISTYSKKRILYKGKEKQYVTHYLTLNLKENLKRIREKTPSSPCIQFTKVRDIEPLGEEAVYDIEVDGAHNFIANGLIVHNSKLTMKYPSIYLMEPGARGDILSVAFAGKGQHQDAGGKVVHVAPHTSSHILSKSVSQHGGRSSYRGLVKVTKGCSDVKVNVCCDALIMDKESRSDTYPTMEIDEKNVDIGHEASVSKIGDEQLFYLRSRGLSESQASSMIVSGFIEPIVKELPMEYAVEMNRLIQLQMEGSVG from the coding sequence ATGTTTCATATTGACGAAAATTTTGCCTATCTTCCAATCAAAAAAATTGCGCGGCAGAAAGTTAAAAATATTCCCGTCTATAATTTCGGCGTTGACGGAGACGAAAGCTATGTGGCCGGCGGTGTTGCCGTTCACAATTGCACCGCCCCAACCTATTCAACGGATTCTCTTCATTCGGCGGTGGTTGAAGTGATTGTGATGGAGGGAGCGCGATTTCGCTACACCACAATTCAAAATTGGTCGAGCAACGTTTACAACCTCGTCACAAAACGCGCCACCGCTTATAAAAATTCCATTATGGAGTGGGTTGATGCAAATCTAGGTTGTTTAACCGCCGATGCTCAGGTATTTCTGAATCCAGCGGGTCCTGTTTCTATCGCCGCAGTTAAACCGGGAGACCATATTTACTCTCTCGACTTCGAGGAGTTCAAACCCAAGAAATTCCGCGTTAATGCAGTTCGGTGCACAGGTGTGAGAAAAACATTCCGTCTGACAACTCAAAATTTCAGGGAAGTGAAGGCGACAGCCAATCATCCTTTTCTGACATTACAAAAAACCCCCTACTCGGCCTATCCCAAATTAAGTTGGCAATCGCTTGAAAATCTCCAAAAAGGAAGTCTTATTGCCATGCTAACAGCGCTTCCGGACGAAGGCAAACCACGCATCATAGAATATACATACCCTAAAAAAGACGGACGCGGATTGAAAACACATGTTTCCATTCCCAAAGAAACTTCCGAAGACTTGTTATGGTTTTTGGGATTGTATTTGGGAGATGGTTTCATCGAACGAGATCCAAAATCGAGACGTCCGCGGCGCACTTACCTTGCCATCCCTCCCAAAGACCGTGCCAGACCACGTCTGCTCCAAACACTGAAAAAAGTATTCGAGGCCGATTGGAAACAAAAGGGGATTTTAGTCACCATCAATTCCGCCGTTTTGGCAGACTTTATTCTTCATCTTGGATTCGATGGAACTGCCAAAACGAAAACAATCCCTTCATGGATATTTTCACTGCCCCTCAGACAAAAATTGAGTTTTATCGAGGGTTATCTGGACTCTGACGGACACGTCCGTAACGGTTCCAAAAATGCTTCCATTGAAAAGGGCCAAATCACATTCGCCTCCGCAAACCGAAAACTTTTGGAAAACATCAAATTGCTGATGATTTCATGCGGTCTCAATCCTCTCAAGATTTCGACCTACTCCAAGAAAAGAATCCTGTATAAAGGAAAAGAAAAACAATATGTGACTCATTATCTAACTCTTAATTTAAAAGAAAATCTGAAAAGAATTCGTGAAAAAACACCTTCGTCTCCATGCATTCAATTCACCAAAGTTCGAGATATCGAACCGCTTGGCGAAGAAGCTGTTTACGATATTGAAGTAGATGGCGCACACAACTTCATTGCAAATGGCCTGATTGTGCACAATTCCAAATTAACGATGAAATATCCGAGCATTTATCTGATGGAACCCGGCGCACGCGGAGATATTTTGTCGGTTGCTTTTGCAGGAAAAGGCCAACATCAGGATGCGGGCGGCAAAGTGGTGCATGTTGCGCCCCACACCTCTTCGCATATTCTTTCAAAATCGGTCAGTCAGCATGGCGGACGTTCTTCGTATCGCGGTTTGGTGAAGGTCACCAAAGGTTGCAGTGATGTGAAAGTCAATGTCTGCTGTGATGCCCTGATTATGGACAAAGAATCCCGCTCCGACACTTATCCCACCATGGAAATTGACGAAAAAAATGTGGACATCGGACATGAAGCAAGTGTTTCCAAAATCGGCGATGAACAACTTTTCTATTT